One stretch of Corallococcus soli DNA includes these proteins:
- a CDS encoding non-ribosomal peptide synthetase: AELLRVPQVGRHDNFFELGGHSLLATQAVARIRATLGIELPLGDLFTAPTVAALAARVGPIVPKASAAPLIRANRTSAPPLSFAQQRLWFIDQLEPGSSLYNIPIGLLLNGTLDVEALRGSLDALMARHEALRTTFHSKGGQPVQVIHADLRVPFNAVDLTGRQDAEAEAQRLRLEEAHRPFNLGEGPLMRALLLKLGAEEHQLVLHLHHIVSDGWSMGVLVREVTALYKAFRLGQAPVLPELPVQYADYAVWQRGWLQGETLEAQLSWWKNSLAGASGVLELPTDKPRSAVPTQRAATVPVQMPRGLSDQVESLARREGATPFMVWLAAFQTLLHKYSGQDDVLVGSPIANRRHAETEGLIGFFVNTLVLRARFDEALTFQELLAQVRATTLGAQEHQDVPFEKLVEVLQPERDAGRTPLFQVTFTLQNTPMPELRLPGLSLRPLEDSPTVIHFDLQLLLTRGPEGYSGALVYNTSLFNPRTVASMVQRLELLVAEAVRAPGTRLSRLSLLTPEEHRRLLVDWSGTAREYPRDASVSALFTEQAARTPDAVALKAGSRTLTYAEVDAASNRLAHHLRGAGVRPGDRVGLCVERSPELITALLGILKAGAAYVAIEAREPAERITWILQEAGVSVLVTQDALADSLPVVAGLLVLLDEEAERIAKQPASPLGVRMPAEALAYVMFTSGSTGRPKGVSVPHRGIVRLARDNGFLEAGPGDVFLQLAPVAFDASTLEIWGALLNGATLVLAPPGTLSLAELGDVLGREGINTLWLTAALFEQMVAQQGQDLARVRRVLAGGDVLPVTAVREHLARIPEGAVLINGYGPTENTTFSATHALRTGDGVDRAVPIGRPLRNSTAWVLDAALQPLPPGVPGELFVGGDGLAWGYLQRPDLTAERFIPHPFTHEHGARLYRTGDRARWTEAGTLEFLGRADFQVKLRGFRIELGEVEAVLRQAPGIQEAVVVAREDVPGDKRLVGYVVPTGDGLELDAVKAFIAKQLPDYMVPSAWVRLPSLPLNTHGKLDRKALPTPEAPSASERRAQAPRNALEASLAAIWAEVLHVEGVGIDDNFFDLGGHSLLATQVVARIRTTLGVELPLGDLFTAPTVAALAERLGGVVPKAHSAPLTRADRTSAPPLSFAQQRLWFIDQLEPDSSLYNVPLALKFVGALDVGALRGSLDALMARHEALRTTFRTEEGRPVQVIHAKRQVPFETVDLTRLPDGESRQAEAVRLRGEEARRPFSLSEGPLMRALLLKLGAEEHQVVLHLHHIVSDGWSLGVLVREVTALYGALLQGQAPALPELPVQYADYAVWQRDWLQGETLEAQLKWWKDSLAGASGVLELPTDKPRPSVLTPEGATVPVRFPRALSEQVEALAKRENVTPFMVWLAAFQTLLHKYSGQDDVLVGSPIANRRHAETEGLIGFFVNTLVLRARFDEARTFRELLVQVRATTLGAQEHQDVPFEKLVEELKPARDLGRTPFFQALFALQNAPLPELALPGLSLRPLDADSGNARFDVELSLFRNPEGFEGSLRYRTALFEPATVARMVGHLELLVGALVSAPTLPLAQHSLLTEDERQQVLVAWNDTRVEYPRGERIHDLFEQQVARSPDAIAVTFEGQHLTYAQLDAKANQLAHHLGTLAVGPESLVGVCLERSLEMVVALLGVLKAGAAYVPLDPAYPRERLQWMLEDTAAPVLLVQEHLVAKLPLDGEAHARPHVVSVDTDWERIARQPTTRPVPLATSDALAYVIFTSGSTGRPKGAMNAHAGVVNRLRWMQQEYGLTSEDAVLQKTPFSFDVSVWEFFWPLMTGARLVVARPGGHQEPHYLARLMVEERITTAHFVPSMLRVFVEGPGLEGLTHLRRVVCSGEALPADLVRRAHARLPIAEVHNLYGPTEAAVDVTSWHCPRTEDLRRVPIGRPVANTRLHVLDRHGQPVPVGVPGELFLAGVQVGRGYWRRPNLTAERFIPDPFSTTPGARMYRTGDLARWLPDGTVEYLGRVDFQVKLRGFRIELGEVEAVLRQAPGIQEALVLAREDAPGDKRLVGYVVPTGDGLELDAVKAFAAKQLPDYMVPSSWVRLPSLPLNANGKVDRRALPAPEVPSASERRAQAPRNELEAALVAIWAEVLRVEGVGIDDNFFELGGHSLLATQVVARVRTTLGVELPLGDLFTAPTVAALAARLGHGASKALAAPLIRADRTIPPPLSFAQQRLWFIDQLEPDSSLYNVPLALKFVGSLDVHALHRSLDALMARHEALRTTFRTEEGRPVQVIHPDLRVPFKMVDLTHLQDEGAREAEALRLRLEEARRPFNLGEGPLMRALLLKLGAEEHQVVLHLHHIVSDGWSLGVLVREVTALYDALHHSRPPALPELPVQYADYAVWQRDWLQGETLAAQLKWWKDSLAGASGVLELPTDKPRPPVLTPEGATVPVRFPRALSEQVEALAKREGATPFMVWLAAFQTLLHRYSGQDDVLVGSPIANRRHAETEGLIGFFVNTLVLRARFDEARTFRELLAQVRATTLGAQEHQDVPFEKLVEELKPARDLGRTPFFQALFALQNAPLPELALPGLSLRPLDADSGNARFDVELSLFRNPEGFEGSLRYRTALFEPATVARMVGHLELLVGALVSEPGAPLAQHSLLSENERQQVLMAWNDTRVEYPRGERIHDLFEQQVARSPDAIAVTFEGQHLTYAQLDAKANQLAHHLGTLAVGPESLVGVCLERSLEMVVALLGVLKAGAAYVPLDPAYPRERLQWMLEDTAAPVLLVQEHLVAKLPLDSVTGTRPHVVSLDTGWERIARHPTTRPAPLATADALAYVIFTSGSTGRPKGAMNAHAGVVNRLRWMQQEYGLTSEDAVLQKTPFSFDVSVWEFFWPLMTGARLVVARPGGHQEPHYLARLMVDERITTAHFVPSMLRVFVEEPGLEGLTHLRRVVCSGEALPADLVRRAHARLPIAEVHNLYGPTEAAVDVTSWHCPRAEDLRRVPIGRPVANTRLHVLDRHGQPVPVGVPGELFLAGVQVGRGYWRRPDLTAERFIPDPFSTTPGARMYRTGDLARWLPDGTVEYLGRVDFQVKLRGFRIELGEVEAVLRQAPGIQEALVLAREDAPGDKRLVGYVVPTGDGLELDAVKAFAAKQLPDYMVPSAWVRLPSLPLNANGKVDRGALPAPEAPSASERRAQAPRNALETSLVAIWAEVLRVEGVGINDSFFELGGHSLLAVRLMEAVNRETGRRLPLSALFQAPSVERFAALLEQHEDSATSSPLVPFDAGRTPGTAPPFFCVHPVGGTVLAYAALARRLGPEQPFYGLQARGLDGTSEPLRTLEAMAADYVRALREVQPVGPYHLGGWSLGGVIAYEMTRQLREAGEEVALLALLDSFVPEPVPASEPRLDRTLTVGLFAQDLMGISLADLALDLGALATLEPEAALTQVLETAARAGALPHGTDAGTAVALFRVFEANLEAARRYHTPALEQRVLRVQAEEQATTVTDDGGWSTRVGERLESHRLPGNHYTLLREPNVQRVADLLKKALRGD; this comes from the coding sequence GTCCAGGTCATCCACGCGGACCTCCGCGTGCCGTTCAACGCGGTGGATCTGACGGGCAGGCAGGACGCGGAGGCGGAGGCCCAGCGGCTGCGGCTGGAAGAGGCACACCGCCCGTTCAACCTGGGCGAAGGGCCGCTGATGCGCGCCCTGCTGCTGAAGCTCGGCGCGGAAGAGCACCAACTGGTGCTGCACCTGCATCACATCGTGTCCGACGGCTGGTCCATGGGTGTCCTGGTCCGCGAGGTCACCGCCCTCTACAAGGCGTTCCGCCTGGGCCAGGCCCCCGTCCTGCCAGAGCTGCCGGTGCAGTACGCGGACTACGCCGTGTGGCAGCGCGGCTGGCTCCAGGGAGAGACGCTGGAGGCACAGCTCTCCTGGTGGAAGAACTCGTTGGCCGGAGCCTCCGGAGTCCTGGAGCTGCCCACGGACAAGCCCCGGAGCGCCGTCCCCACCCAGCGCGCCGCGACAGTGCCGGTGCAGATGCCGCGAGGTCTGAGCGATCAGGTGGAGTCCCTGGCCAGGCGGGAGGGCGCCACGCCGTTCATGGTGTGGCTGGCGGCCTTCCAGACGTTGCTGCACAAGTACTCGGGGCAGGATGACGTGCTGGTGGGCTCGCCCATCGCGAACCGGCGTCATGCGGAGACGGAGGGCCTCATCGGCTTCTTCGTCAACACGCTGGTGCTGCGTGCGCGCTTCGACGAGGCACTCACGTTCCAGGAGCTGCTGGCCCAGGTGCGCGCCACGACGCTGGGCGCCCAGGAGCACCAGGACGTCCCGTTCGAGAAGCTGGTGGAGGTGTTGCAGCCCGAACGGGATGCAGGCCGCACGCCTCTCTTCCAGGTGACGTTCACCCTCCAGAACACCCCGATGCCGGAGCTGCGGCTGCCGGGGTTGTCGCTGCGTCCGCTGGAGGACTCCCCCACCGTCATCCACTTCGATCTGCAGTTGCTGCTGACCCGAGGCCCGGAGGGGTATTCCGGCGCGCTGGTCTACAACACGTCCCTCTTCAACCCGCGCACCGTGGCCAGCATGGTCCAGCGGCTGGAGCTGCTGGTGGCGGAGGCCGTCCGAGCACCAGGGACGCGCCTGTCGCGCCTGTCCCTGCTCACGCCCGAGGAGCACCGCCGCCTCCTGGTCGACTGGAGCGGCACGGCTCGCGAGTACCCGCGCGACGCCTCGGTGTCGGCCCTCTTCACCGAGCAGGCCGCGCGCACGCCGGACGCCGTCGCCTTGAAGGCCGGCTCCCGGACACTCACCTACGCGGAGGTGGACGCGGCGTCGAACCGGCTCGCGCACCATCTGCGCGGGGCCGGCGTCAGGCCGGGCGATCGGGTGGGGCTGTGCGTGGAGCGTTCACCGGAGCTCATCACCGCATTGCTGGGCATCCTCAAGGCCGGCGCCGCCTACGTCGCCATCGAGGCCCGGGAGCCCGCCGAGCGCATCACCTGGATCCTCCAGGAAGCCGGCGTCAGCGTGCTCGTCACGCAGGACGCGTTGGCGGACAGCCTGCCGGTGGTGGCGGGGCTGCTCGTGCTGCTGGACGAGGAGGCGGAGCGGATCGCGAAGCAGCCCGCCAGCCCCCTGGGCGTGAGGATGCCCGCGGAGGCGCTGGCCTACGTGATGTTCACCTCGGGGAGCACCGGGCGCCCGAAGGGCGTCAGCGTGCCGCACCGGGGCATCGTGCGCCTCGCACGCGACAATGGCTTCCTCGAAGCCGGGCCCGGGGACGTGTTCCTCCAGCTCGCGCCCGTCGCCTTCGATGCCTCCACCCTGGAGATCTGGGGCGCGTTGCTCAACGGCGCGACGCTGGTGCTCGCGCCTCCGGGGACGTTGTCCCTGGCGGAGCTGGGCGACGTGCTGGGCCGCGAGGGCATCAACACGCTGTGGCTCACCGCCGCCCTCTTCGAGCAGATGGTGGCCCAGCAGGGGCAGGACCTGGCCCGCGTGCGCCGCGTGCTCGCGGGAGGCGACGTGCTGCCCGTGACGGCGGTGCGGGAGCACCTCGCGCGCATCCCGGAAGGCGCGGTGCTGATCAACGGCTACGGTCCCACGGAGAACACCACCTTCTCCGCGACGCACGCGCTGCGCACGGGAGACGGGGTGGACCGCGCGGTGCCCATCGGCCGTCCGCTGCGGAACTCCACCGCGTGGGTGCTGGACGCGGCCCTCCAGCCGCTGCCGCCCGGAGTGCCGGGAGAGCTGTTCGTGGGCGGTGACGGTCTCGCCTGGGGCTACCTCCAGCGGCCGGACCTCACCGCGGAGCGCTTCATCCCCCACCCCTTCACCCATGAGCACGGCGCACGCCTGTACCGCACGGGCGACCGGGCGCGGTGGACGGAGGCCGGCACGCTGGAGTTCCTGGGGCGCGCCGACTTCCAGGTGAAGCTGCGAGGCTTCCGCATCGAGCTGGGTGAAGTCGAAGCCGTGCTGCGGCAGGCCCCCGGCATTCAGGAGGCGGTGGTCGTGGCTCGGGAGGACGTGCCCGGCGACAAGCGGCTCGTGGGCTACGTCGTGCCCACCGGGGATGGACTGGAACTGGACGCGGTGAAGGCCTTCATCGCGAAGCAGCTCCCCGACTACATGGTGCCCTCCGCCTGGGTGCGACTGCCCTCGCTGCCGCTCAACACCCACGGCAAGCTGGATCGCAAGGCCCTGCCCACCCCGGAGGCCCCGAGTGCCTCGGAGCGCCGAGCACAGGCGCCGCGCAACGCGCTGGAGGCCAGCCTCGCCGCCATCTGGGCGGAGGTGCTGCATGTGGAAGGCGTCGGCATCGACGACAACTTCTTCGACCTGGGAGGCCACTCGCTGCTGGCCACGCAGGTGGTGGCGCGCATCCGGACCACCCTGGGCGTGGAGCTTCCGCTGGGCGACCTGTTCACCGCCCCCACGGTGGCCGCCCTCGCCGAACGCCTGGGTGGAGTCGTCCCGAAGGCGCACTCCGCGCCGCTCACCCGAGCGGATCGCACGAGCGCCCCGCCGCTGTCGTTCGCGCAGCAGCGGCTGTGGTTCATCGACCAGTTGGAGCCGGACAGCAGCCTCTACAACGTCCCCCTGGCCTTGAAGTTCGTGGGCGCGCTGGACGTAGGGGCGCTGAGAGGAAGCCTTGACGCGCTGATGGCGCGACACGAAGCGCTGCGCACCACCTTCCGCACGGAAGAAGGCCGGCCCGTCCAGGTCATTCACGCGAAGCGCCAGGTGCCGTTTGAAACGGTGGACCTGACGCGCCTCCCGGACGGGGAGTCGCGGCAGGCGGAAGCCGTGCGGTTGCGCGGTGAGGAAGCGCGCCGTCCATTCAGCTTGAGTGAGGGGCCGCTGATGCGCGCCCTGCTGCTGAAGCTCGGCGCGGAGGAGCACCAGGTGGTGCTGCACCTGCACCACATCGTGTCCGACGGTTGGTCCCTGGGTGTCCTGGTCCGTGAGGTCACTGCCCTCTACGGGGCATTGCTCCAGGGCCAGGCGCCTGCCCTGCCGGAGCTGCCGGTGCAGTACGCGGACTACGCCGTGTGGCAGCGCGACTGGCTCCAGGGCGAGACGCTGGAGGCGCAGCTCAAGTGGTGGAAGGACTCGTTGGCGGGTGCCTCCGGAGTCCTGGAGCTGCCCACGGACAAGCCTCGCCCCTCCGTCCTCACCCCGGAGGGCGCGACAGTGCCGGTGCGCTTCCCTCGGGCCCTGAGCGAGCAGGTGGAGGCACTGGCGAAGCGGGAGAACGTCACACCGTTCATGGTGTGGTTGGCGGCCTTCCAGACGTTGCTGCACAAGTACTCGGGGCAGGATGACGTGCTGGTGGGCTCGCCCATCGCGAACCGGCGTCACGCGGAGACGGAGGGCCTCATCGGCTTCTTCGTCAACACGCTGGTTCTTCGGGCGCGCTTCGATGAGGCACGCACCTTCCGGGAGCTGCTGGTCCAGGTGCGCGCCACGACGCTGGGCGCCCAGGAGCACCAGGACGTCCCGTTCGAGAAGCTGGTGGAGGAGCTGAAGCCAGCGCGAGATTTGGGACGCACGCCATTCTTCCAGGCCCTCTTCGCGCTGCAGAACGCGCCGCTGCCGGAGCTGGCGCTGCCCGGGCTCTCTCTGCGGCCGTTGGACGCGGACTCAGGCAACGCCCGCTTCGACGTGGAGCTGTCGCTGTTCCGCAACCCGGAGGGCTTCGAGGGCTCGCTGCGCTACCGCACGGCCCTCTTCGAGCCCGCCACGGTGGCCCGGATGGTCGGCCACCTGGAGCTGCTGGTCGGAGCGCTGGTTTCCGCCCCAACCCTGCCGCTGGCGCAACACTCACTCCTCACGGAGGACGAACGTCAGCAGGTGCTGGTGGCGTGGAACGACACGCGCGTGGAGTACCCACGCGGCGAGCGCATCCATGACCTCTTCGAGCAGCAGGTGGCCAGGAGCCCGGACGCCATCGCCGTCACCTTCGAGGGACAGCACCTCACCTACGCGCAGCTCGATGCGAAGGCCAACCAGCTCGCGCACCATCTGGGCACGCTGGCCGTAGGCCCCGAGTCACTGGTGGGCGTGTGCCTGGAGCGCTCCCTGGAGATGGTCGTCGCGCTGCTGGGCGTGCTCAAGGCCGGCGCAGCCTACGTGCCCTTGGATCCGGCCTACCCGCGCGAGCGGCTCCAGTGGATGTTGGAGGACACCGCGGCCCCTGTGCTGCTGGTGCAGGAGCACCTCGTCGCGAAGCTGCCCCTGGACGGCGAAGCCCATGCACGGCCCCACGTCGTGAGCGTGGACACCGACTGGGAGCGGATCGCCCGCCAGCCCACGACGCGTCCCGTGCCGCTCGCCACCTCGGATGCGCTGGCCTACGTCATCTTCACGTCGGGCAGCACCGGGCGTCCCAAGGGCGCGATGAACGCTCACGCGGGCGTCGTCAACCGCCTGCGTTGGATGCAGCAGGAGTATGGCCTGACGTCGGAAGACGCGGTGTTGCAGAAGACGCCGTTCAGCTTCGACGTGTCCGTCTGGGAGTTCTTCTGGCCGCTGATGACGGGAGCGCGGCTGGTGGTGGCGCGTCCCGGGGGCCACCAGGAACCGCACTACCTGGCGCGGCTCATGGTGGAGGAGCGCATCACCACCGCGCACTTCGTGCCGTCCATGCTGCGCGTCTTCGTGGAGGGGCCGGGCCTGGAGGGCCTGACGCACCTGCGCCGGGTGGTGTGCAGCGGAGAAGCGCTGCCCGCGGACCTGGTGCGCCGGGCCCACGCGCGTCTTCCCATCGCGGAGGTGCACAACCTCTACGGCCCCACCGAGGCCGCGGTGGACGTGACGTCCTGGCACTGCCCGCGCACGGAGGACTTGCGCCGCGTGCCCATCGGGCGCCCGGTGGCGAACACGCGGCTGCACGTGCTCGACCGGCATGGCCAGCCCGTGCCGGTGGGCGTGCCCGGGGAGCTGTTCCTCGCGGGCGTCCAGGTGGGCCGGGGCTACTGGCGCCGCCCGAACCTGACCGCCGAGCGCTTCATCCCGGATCCGTTCAGCACCACGCCCGGCGCGCGCATGTACCGCACGGGAGACCTGGCGCGGTGGCTGCCTGACGGCACGGTGGAGTACCTGGGCCGAGTGGACTTCCAGGTGAAGCTGCGAGGCTTCCGCATCGAGCTGGGTGAAGTCGAAGCCGTGCTGCGGCAGGCCCCCGGCATTCAGGAGGCGCTGGTGCTGGCACGGGAGGACGCGCCCGGCGACAAGCGGCTCGTGGGCTACGTCGTGCCGACCGGGGACGGGCTGGAGCTGGACGCGGTGAAGGCCTTCGCCGCGAAGCAGCTCCCCGACTACATGGTGCCCTCCTCCTGGGTGCGGCTGCCCTCACTGCCGCTCAACGCCAACGGCAAGGTGGACCGCAGGGCCCTGCCCGCCCCCGAGGTCCCGAGTGCCTCGGAGCGCCGAGCACAAGCGCCGCGCAACGAGTTGGAGGCCGCCCTCGTCGCCATCTGGGCGGAGGTGCTGCGTGTGGAAGGTGTCGGCATCGACGACAACTTCTTCGAGCTGGGCGGCCACTCACTGCTCGCCACGCAGGTGGTAGCGCGCGTCCGGACCACCCTGGGCGTGGAGCTTCCGTTGGGCGACCTGTTCACCGCCCCCACGGTGGCCGCCCTCGCCGCACGGCTGGGCCACGGGGCCTCGAAGGCGCTCGCCGCCCCCCTCATCCGAGCGGACCGCACGATTCCCCCGCCGCTGTCATTCGCGCAGCAGCGCCTGTGGTTCATTGATCAGTTGGAACCGGACAGCAGCCTCTACAACGTCCCCCTGGCCTTGAAGTTCGTGGGCTCGCTGGACGTGCATGCCCTGCACAGAAGCCTTGATGCGCTGATGGCGCGGCACGAAGCGCTGCGCACCACCTTCCGCACGGAAGAAGGCCGGCCCGTCCAGGTCATCCACCCGGACCTCCGCGTGCCGTTCAAGATGGTGGACCTGACGCACCTCCAGGACGAAGGGGCACGAGAAGCGGAGGCCTTGCGGCTGCGGCTGGAAGAAGCCCGTCGGCCGTTCAACCTGGGCGAAGGGCCGCTGATGCGTGCCCTGCTGCTGAAGCTCGGCGCGGAGGAGCACCAGGTGGTGCTGCACCTGCACCATATCGTGTCCGACGGTTGGTCCCTGGGTGTGCTGGTTCGCGAGGTCACCGCCCTCTACGACGCTCTCCATCACAGCCGTCCCCCTGCCCTGCCGGAGTTGCCGGTGCAGTACGCGGACTACGCGGTGTGGCAGCGCGACTGGCTCCAGGGCGAGACGCTGGCGGCGCAGCTCAAGTGGTGGAAGGACTCGTTGGCGGGTGCCTCCGGAGTCCTGGAGCTGCCCACCGACAAGCCCCGTCCCCCGGTCCTCACGCCCGAGGGCGCGACGGTGCCGGTGCGCTTCCCTCGGGCCCTGAGCGAGCAGGTGGAGGCACTGGCGAAGCGGGAGGGAGCCACGCCGTTCATGGTGTGGCTGGCGGCCTTCCAGACGCTGCTGCACCGGTACTCGGGGCAGGACGACGTGCTGGTGGGCTCGCCCATCGCGAACCGGCGTCACGCGGAGACGGAGGGCCTCATCGGCTTCTTCGTCAACACGCTGGTTCTTCGTGCACGCTTCGACGAGGCACGCACCTTCCGGGAGCTGCTGGCCCAGGTGCGCGCCACGACGCTGGGCGCGCAGGAGCACCAGGACGTCCCGTTCGAGAAGCTGGTGGAGGAGCTGAAGCCGGCGCGAGACCTGGGGCGCACGCCGTTCTTCCAGGCCCTCTTCGCGCTGCAGAACGCGCCGCTGCCGGAGCTGGCGCTGCCTGGGCTCTCACTGCGGCCGTTGGACGCGGACTCAGGCAACGCCCGCTTCGACGTGGAGCTGTCGCTGTTCCGCAACCCGGAGGGCTTCGAGGGTTCGCTGCGCTACCGTACGGCCCTCTTCGAGCCCGCCACGGTGGCCCGCATGGTCGGCCACCTGGAGCTGTTGGTCGGAGCGTTGGTCTCCGAACCCGGAGCGCCGCTGGCGCAACACTCACTCCTCTCGGAGAACGAACGTCAGCAGGTGCTGATGGCGTGGAACGACACGCGCGTGGAGTACCCACGCGGCGAGCGCATCCATGACCTCTTCGAGCAGCAGGTGGCCAGGAGCCCGGACGCCATCGCCGTCACGTTCGAGGGACAGCACCTCACGTACGCGCAGCTCGACGCGAAGGCCAACCAGCTCGCGCACCACCTGGGCACGCTGGCCGTAGGTCCCGAGTCACTGGTGGGCGTGTGCCTGGAGCGCTCCCTGGAGATGGTCGTCGCGCTGCTGGGCGTGCTCAAGGCGGGCGCCGCCTACGTGCCGTTGGATCCGGCCTACCCGCGTGAGCGGCTCCAGTGGATGTTGGAGGACACCGCGGCCCCCGTGCTGCTGGTGCAGGAGCACCTCGTCGCGAAGCTGCCTCTCGACAGCGTGACGGGGACTCGTCCCCACGTCGTGAGCCTGGACACCGGCTGGGAGCGGATCGCCCGCCATCCCACGACGCGCCCCGCACCGCTCGCCACCGCGGATGCGCTGGCCTACGTCATCTTCACGTCCGGCAGCACCGGGCGCCCTAAGGGCGCGATGAATGCGCACGCGGGCGTCGTCAACCGCCTGCGCTGGATGCAGCAGGAGTACGGCCTGACGTCGGAAGACGCGGTGTTGCAGAAGACGCCGTTCAGCTTCGACGTGTCCGTCTGGGAGTTCTTCTGGCCACTGATGACGGGAGCGCGGCTGGTGGTGGCGCGTCCCGGAGGCCATCAGGAACCGCACTACCTGGCGCGGCTCATGGTGGACGAGCGCATCACCACCGCGCACTTCGTGCCGTCCATGCTGCGCGTCTTCGTGGAGGAGCCGGGCCTGGAGGGCCTGACGCACCTGCGCCGCGTGGTGTGCAGCGGAGAAGCGCTGCCCGCGGACCTGGTGCGACGGGCCCACGCGCGTCTTCCCATCGCGGAGGTGCACAACCTCTACGGCCCCACGGAGGCCGCGGTGGACGTGACGTCCTGGCACTGCCCACGCGCGGAGGACTTGCGCCGCGTGCCCATCGGTCGCCCGGTGGCGAACACGCGGCTGCACGTGCTCGACCGGCATGGCCAGCCCGTGCCGGTGGGCGTGCCCGGGGAGCTGTTCCTCGCGGGCGTCCAGGTGGGCCGAGGCTACTGGCGCCGCCCGGACCTGACCGCCGAGCGCTTCATCCCGGACCCGTTCAGCACCACGCCCGGCGCGCGCATGTACCGCACGGGAGACCTGGCGCGGTGGCTGCCTGACGGCACGGTGGAGTACCTGGGCCGAGTGGACTTCCAGGTGAAGCTGCGAGGCTTCCGCATCGAGCTGGGCGAAGTCGAAGCCGTGCTGCGGCAGGCCCCCGGTATTCAGGAGGCGCTGGTGCTGGCACGGGAGGACGCGCCCGGCGACAAGCGGCTCGTGGGCTACGTCGTGCCCACCGGGGATGGGCTGGAACTGGACGCGGTGAAGGCCTTCGCCGCGAAGCAGCTCCCCGACTACATGGTGCCCTCCGCCTGGGTGCGGCTGCCCTCGCTGCCGCTCAACGCCAACGGCAAGGTGGACCGCGGGGCCCTACCCGCCCCCGAGGCCCCGAGTGCCTCGGAGCGCCGAGCACAAGCGCCGCGCAACGCGCTGGAGACCAGCCTCGTCGCCATCTGGGCGGAGGTGCTGCGTGTGGAAGGTGTCGGCATCAATGACAGCTTCTTTGAATTGGGCGGCCACTCACTGCTCGCCGTGCGCCTGATGGAGGCGGTGAACCGCGAGACGGGCCGCCGGCTGCCGCTGTCCGCCCTCTTCCAGGCCCCCAGCGTGGAGCGGTTCGCGGCGTTGTTGGAGCAGCACGAGGACTCGGCCACGAGCTCACCGCTGGTGCCCTTCGACGCCGGCCGCACGCCGGGCACCGCCCCGCCGTTCTTCTGCGTCCACCCGGTGGGCGGCACGGTGCTCGCCTACGCGGCGCTCGCGCGGCGGTTGGGACCGGAGCAGCCCTTCTACGGCCTCCAGGCCCGGGGGCTGGACGGCACGAGTGAACCCCTGCGCACGCTCGAAGCCATGGCCGCGGACTACGTGCGCGCCCTGCGCGAGGTGCAGCCTGTCGGCCCCTACCACCTGGGCGGCTGGTCGCTGGGCGGCGTCATCGCCTACGAGATGACCCGCCAGCTCCGCGAGGCGGGCGAGGAGGTGGCGCTGCTCGCGCTGCTGGACTCCTTCGTGCCGGAGCCCGTGCCGGCGTCGGAACCGCGCCTGGATCGCACGCTGACCGTGGGCCTGTTCGCCCAGGACCTGATGGGCATCTCCCTGGCCGACCTGGCGCTGGACCTCGGGGCGCTCGCGACCCTGGAGCCCGAAGCCGCCCTCACGCAGGTGCTGGAGACCGCAGCCCGGGCAGGCGCCCTGCCGCACGGGACGGACGCCGGGACCGCGGTGGCCCTCTTCCGTGTCTTCGAGGCCAACCTCGAAGCCGCCCGTCGCTACCACACGCCCGCGCTGGAGCAGCGGGTGCTGCGCGTCCAGGCGGAGGAGCAGGCCACGACGGTCACGGACGACGGTGGCTGGAGCACGCGGGTGGGCGAACGGCTGGAGTCGCACCGCCTGCCGGGCAACCACTACACGCTGCTGCGCGAGCCCAACGTGCAGCGCGTGGCGGACCTGCTGAAGAAGGCCCTCCGCGGGGACTGA